One part of the Candidatus Bathyarchaeota archaeon genome encodes these proteins:
- a CDS encoding DUF2769 domain-containing protein, with amino-acid sequence MGNPVLDNQENAALCICPSCPTYLKSKLTGTLFCARGKANQNASSVGCICATCPVYLNNSLSQLYYCMQGKSQDL; translated from the coding sequence TTGGGTAACCCAGTTTTAGATAACCAAGAAAACGCAGCGTTATGCATCTGTCCCAGCTGCCCCACATACCTAAAATCGAAATTAACCGGCACCCTCTTCTGTGCCCGAGGCAAAGCAAACCAGAACGCCAGCTCCGTAGGCTGCATCTGCGCCACCTGCCCCGTCTACCTTAACAACTCGCTGAGCCAACTCTACTATTGCATGCAGGGAAAAAGCCAAGACCTCTAG